A region from the Rhinoderma darwinii isolate aRhiDar2 chromosome 2, aRhiDar2.hap1, whole genome shotgun sequence genome encodes:
- the WDR77 gene encoding methylosome protein WDR77 codes for MSKASPWGSPMRAPACMETQLGVVRYRRDGAMLLSASSLNSRTWGGSIWVFKDPTGAPNESLCTAGVQTETSITDVAWVLERGILVASDSGAVELWELLDNESLLVNKFTKYEHDDIVTTISVFTGGTQAVSGSKDFSVQIWDLSQKNPLQSYKAHSGHVNCVSTCPGKEAIFLSCGEDNRVLLWDTRNPKPAKCIDVCAPNVSPTYVTWHPNKDDIFACGDEMGNVYIVNLKNPESAQAVAAHSRSLTGLAYSSHSSPLLASISEDCSVVVLNSDSSEIFRDQSHTDFVTGVAWSPTDISSFTTVGWDHKVLHHILPKEDRPEPPAETKD; via the exons ATGAGTAAAGCGAGTCCGTGGGGGAGCCCCATGAGGGCCCCGGCCTGTATGGAGACCCAGCTGGGTGTGGTGCGGTACCGGAGAG ATGGCGCCATGCTTCTCTCTGCTTCTAGCCTCAATTCTCGGACATGGGGAGGTTCCATCTGGGTTTTCAAGGACCCGACAGGAGCCCCTAATGAGAGTCTGTGTACCGCTGGAGTGCAAACAGAGACCAGCATAACCGATGTAGCCTGGGTGCTGGAGAGGGGGATCCTTGTGGCTTCAGATTCCG GTGCTGTGGAATTGTGGGAGTTACTAGATAATGAATCTCTCCTTGTAAATAAATTCACCAAATATGAACACGATGATATTGTTACCACGATCAGTGTATTTACTGGCGGGACGCAGGCTGTTAGTGGAAGCAAGGATTTCAG CGTGCAGATCTGGGATCTCTCGCAAAAAAATCCACTGCAGTCTTATAAAG CACATTCTGGCCATGTGAATTGTGTTTCCACATGCCCTGGCAAAGAAGCCATTTTTCTCTCTTGTGGTGAG GATAATAGAGTGTTACTGTGGGACACAAGGAATCCTAAACCTGCCAAATGTATTG ACGTCTGTGCCCCAAATGTTTCCCCTACATACGTGACCTGGCATCCAAACAAAGATGACATTTTTGCTTGTG GTGATGAAATGGGAAATGTTTATATTGTGAATTTGAAGAATCCAGAATCCGCTCAGGCAGTAGCTGCACATTCCAGATCTCTCACAGGGTTGGCATACTCCAGCCACAG TTCTCCGTTATTGGCATCCATCAGTGAAGATTGTTCTGTTGTCGTCCTGAACTCTGACTCTTCAGAAAT TTTCAGGGATCAGTCCCATACAGATTTTGTTACTGGGGTGGCATGGTCTCCTACTGATATCTCAAGCTTTACTACTGTTGGATGGGACCACAAAGTTCTTCATCATATCCTCCCTAAGGAAGACAGACCAGAGCCACCTGCTGAGACAAAAGATTAA